A DNA window from Ctenopharyngodon idella isolate HZGC_01 chromosome 10, HZGC01, whole genome shotgun sequence contains the following coding sequences:
- the LOC127520008 gene encoding uncharacterized protein LOC127520008, translating into MIIGCCFICVFAVLVNKVSLQVPVEGFIGGSVVLLCSSTEHDHKLQDINVSWRHNGSKNVYDIVEGQVSVELQDQRYKNRAETFLEEYLRGNFSFKLNNLTHDDAGEFSCLISHSSEQRTVQLRINGSTAEGNKSHDQRDQGEEKGADNVGTSSAWVYIVVAVALSVVAAVIVVGVIKYFLIQRKRNQSFFSVKTEGDRTVTQTGQV; encoded by the exons ATGCTGTTTCATCTGTGTGTTTGCAGTGCTGGTAAACAAAG TGTCTCTGCAGGTCCCAGTAGAGGGTTTTATTGGTGGTTCTGTTGTCCTGCTGTGTTCATCCACTGAACATGATCATAAACTTCAAGACATTAATGTGAGCTGGAGACACAATGGCAGCAAGAATGTGTATGATATAGTCGAGGGTCAAGTTTCAGTAGAGTTACAGGACCAACGGTACAAGAACAGAGCTGAAACTTTCCTTGAAGAGTATCTAAGAGGAAACTTCTCCTTCAAACTCAACAATCTCACTCATGATGATGCAGGAGAGTTCAGCTGCCTCATCTCACACTCATCTGAACAGAGGACTGTACAGCTGCGCATCAAcg GATCAACAGCAGAAGGAAACAAATCACATGACCAAAGAGACCAAGGAGAAGAAAAAGGAGCAGACAATGTGGGGACATCATCGGCCTGGGTTTACATTGTAGTAGCTGTAGCATTATCAGTAGTAGCAGCAGTAATAGTAGTAGGAGtgattaaatatttcttaattcagagaaaaagaaaTCAATCTTTCTTTTCTGTCAAGACTGAAGGAGATAGAACAGTTACACAAACAGGTCAGGTCTAA